GCCATCTGGttgcaaaatacaatacaaaggttaaaaaaagaaaattgaataaagagagaaaaaaagagagaaagacaagagaTTAGGGGTGTTTAATCCTATTCACCCAGGGCCAGGTCGGCTTGAGTGCAGGTTTTTATTCTAAAGGATCAGCACCAAACCTGATTCCATACCAGATTCCACTTGTTGAATCCATTGATTAGTCAACTGATAACCCATAAGTCAAACAACTCTGCAAACAAATCTGCAGCCATTAAAGCCCTTAGTGGATAAGACCATACACCCCTGCAATAGAAGGTGACAATTGCAGTATATTCTGATACACAACACATACtgtaccattagcattagcatgataCACTGAGAGGGATTTAACATGCTTTAATCAGAAAATGGAATCGGGATGTACTATATCTCTCTCCTTAATCTTGTAGTAACATCTTTCCCTCACTTAATTAGCATGAGAAATCAAGTAGATCATCCAAGTAgacgaagaaaaaaaatcctgtacaAGTGCTGTCAAACAACAAGTCTTGGTAAGAGCTCCTGAACACTGTTATATTAGACAAAGACCCGCCCGCCTGCCCCCCTGTTATTATGGCTTAATTTCAGATGTACATTTTTCGATCAGTGTACATTTTAATACCTATTTACTACAGCCATACGCTGACTTTTTCATTGACGTTTGTGCTTCTCATTTCTTTTTGTAGTCTCCTGTGTAGGCCCGATGGTCATCCTGCCCAGGGTAGCGGCCTCCGTAATTTCTCAGCATGTCCTGGAAGTTGACTGCGCCTGGCTCCTGTGGAGTGAAGCTGGCGTAGGGGTCCTCCTGACCGCTCATGTAAGCGTCATACTGCTGCTGATCGTAGCCTGGGTTTTCTGGCTGCTGGTCACGGTAGGTGTCCTCGCGATGCTGGGGAACCTCATCGTGGTGGACTGGCTCCTCCCTGCGTTCCTGAGCAGGCTGATGTTCACGTGGCTCATAGCGGGAAACGGGCATCAGTTGGTCTTCAGACGCGGGGTCGTAACGGCGCAGACGGCAGTTGCTGTCGTATTCTGGGTCGCAATCGGGATCAGGCTCGATCACGCCATTTCTGGAGCCATCTGCGTTAATGTGGGGCTCGTAAGGTTCACGGCGAAGGGGGACCTGCCTTTGTGGACCAGGGCGGTTGCTCTGGGTTCCAACTGGATAGCATTCTTCATCATAGCCAATGAAGCAGTCATAGCCCTCCTTGGTCTTGCCCGGGGGTCCCAGAGGGTGGCGGTTCTCCTCCATGCTGGGGGGAGGAGGGAAGTGTACCTGGGGCTGGTGAGGAGCAGGTGGCCCTCTACGCAAGGCAGCAGCAGATGCAGCATCCTGGTACATGGCTAAGGCATCAAAACGGGGGCTGGGTGGAGCACGCATAGCGCTGGCTGCTGGAGTCGGCTCGTCTTTAGGCTCATCAGAGGCTAAGCTGCCGTACTTGATAGCTGTCAGGGGGTTGCAGTTCTCTTCATAAAGAGGGTTGCAGGGCCTCTCGAGGGGAGCTGGAGGAGAAGGTGCCTCCAAGTTCTGAGCAGCTGCCAGAGAGGCAGCATAGGCACAGTATGGGTCACGGGGATCACAGTGAGGGTACCGAAGATACAGACCAGCAGGTGTCTTCTGCACAAGCTGGGGTCTGCAGTGCGGGTCACTCTTGGGGTCACAACCCAGATGGGCATAGGATGGGTGAGGTGCCACGGCAGCTTTGTAGCCATAGGCCGCTCGCAAGTGGTACTGCAAGCATTCTACGTCTTCGGCATCACAGATGCGCAGCAGCTCATTCTTCTGCTCAGCAGACAGGAAGGGTTGCAGCATTgatgagtagtagtagtagcccGAGCGGGGGTCCTTCACGACAGGGGTGCGGATGTAAGCAGGGGTCTTAAGTGGTGCAGGGACAGGCACCTTCACAGGGGCAGGAGACTTCACGGAAGCAGGGTATGGGTAATGAGTGTATCCTAGGGAATACAGGCAATATGGATCCCTGTAAGGATCGCAGGACTTGACGGGTGCAGGTTTAGGGGGTTCGGCCTTGGGATTCTGTCTGCTCATGTAGGAAGCCACACAGTTGGGGTCGTCAGTCTCAGCACAGGACTTGTAGATGTCTCCCAGGTGCTGCAAGTAGAGCTTATAGGAGCTGCGGGCCTCAGCTCGATTCTTGTTCTGCAAGTATGCGAGATACACACGATCCAGCTCTGCCACCTGAGAGATAACCGAAAGCAAGAATGTGACTCTCTATTTATCAGGGATGCAACATTTGTTATGTTTCTGAGTCTTAAATTTATCCTAATATTAAAGCAACAAATACATGAAGTGTGAAAtatcagttttagttttagtctccTTTTAAATAACAGACTGGTCCTTTTTGTGACATTCCTTCCTGGTTTAGCAGAAACCCCACTAATAATGTTTGTAATGTATTTCTATTGCatagttaaaaaagttaaatatgcaCTGTTGGGTTAAGACTCCCTAACcctaaatatttacatatttgtttgttttaagaacAAAATCCAATTGTCAAATAATTGCACTTATTTGCACTATTATTTgccattaaattaaaatgtttgtaCCATATAAAAATGACTCATACTTAAAGAAGAAAATAATTAGAAATGCATTAATTAATCTCATAATTATCTTTTAACCATGTCCTTACAGTTGTGCTGGGAAATATGTAGAAAAGAAAGGGATCAAGGCTTTCAAAATTGTGTGATCTCCAGTGAGGCCATAGCCTAACTTCAAGCCCAAGAGACTCACAAATGCAATGCTAGCCAgacagttagctaagctaaaatGATGCTTTGTTTATCTGGTTATACATTTTGTGTTATGGCAGGCTCAGATTTCCCCGTTTTAGCCCCGATTTTCACCGACTGGCGCCAGGTCACCAACATCAACGTATGCATTCACTAATGCCTCACAAGTTCATGAGGCATATCTAGCAGATTTAATATAAGGACTCGTCAGCGACTCTAAATCCTGTGGTATAAAAAAAGTGTTGTGATAGAAAGCAAGTGCAGCGACTAGCTACAGCCAAAGAGATGAGCACAGTATGAGGTGAGGAGAAAACTAAAGGTGGAGTTATACCACATCAACAAACGTCTATTTCTTATCCATATtatctttattatctttatttttctGCAAAGCAGCACAAAATGCAACCCATTATCATTAATTTGTTACAAGCATGCTCATCCACAAAAAGTCTTTATTTGTGCCTTTGTGACAAAACATATTCCACCTGCTCCTGTCAATGATCTGTTGTGGAATGTGAAAATCCGTTTCTAACTGACTGATGCAGCTGACTGACTTTACATGTCTCAGAGGAAATACACGCTCTGTGTCTTCACCCTTCTAAGAAGTGATAGCATCATGTGATGGGAAAACTTTAGCTACTTTTAGCTAAAATTAAGAGGAACAGAAAGCAGATGTTAGTTTGTTTTTTCCTATAGAGATGTACTCACGCCATCCTGGTTGCCAGTGTCAGTGAAGTACTTGTACCAGTTCCAGAAGTCAGAGTGCTGCTTGTACCAGCTGATGTTTCTTCTGCGGCGTAAAAGCCTTTTAGAAGATGCTGCAGAACCTGCTTTTTCTGAACCTGCATCAGACAGCACACATTAGTCTAAcgttaaagaggaaaaaaagagtttttagaGTTTTACAGCTTACAATAACTTTACTTTTTCCTAAGAGTTTATACCACATCACATTGTGATCTCATGCTTACTTTGGTGTTTGATCAGTTTTACTATATTATGGTCTGTGCATCTTCATGTCATACAGCAAAAGTTGCAGtgctattaatacatttaattcattACAGTGCAGTCACCTTCAATAACCATAATTTTGGTCTTTATGTTTTACTAGTAGTTTTACTCACTTATTAAAGAAGCACTCAGGCCAAAATTAACAATTGGGAACAATTGTAAGGAATAACTATTAGGAGAAAAAGAAATGTaagttattatatttatatttatgtaaatgtagttaactgttttctgtacaTGTGCACAGTGTAGGAATACACTGTTGAGAATTAGAAGAAACCAAAAGTTCTGAGAGTAAAAGTTTGGTCGTCTGTCACTTCGTCCCCTGATTGTGTAAGGTTGCCTccacggtatatatatatatatatatatatatatatatatatatatatatatatatatatatatatatatatatatataacatttccgttcacacagagaaaaaaatGCTTGCATCAGCATGCTTGCCCTGTCATAGTCATAGTACCGCATACATAGAGACATCAACACACCACACAGAAGGaagaaaacacaaatatataatcCCCTACACCTAAGTTGAGCTTATAGGACTAGTTAGTACAATCCCTTAACTAATCAGCACTTGGTGAGGGGTTAGGGTAAACGCTTCACAGGGGTCTTCAGGTGGGCACCCTCCTTCTTTGGTGTTTCGTTGaaaggcccacgacacctccagaggGCTCAACGGCAACATCTGGCGTCCCAGATTTGCCCCCCTCTGCTTTTACCCCCATGGTCATCTTGCAGCCCAGTTGCAGTCCTTCCTTTTCATCCATATCCAGTTACTGCTCCGTTCCGCCGCTCCTGATATTGCTTTGGCAGCTTGCTGGAAGGCTTGTCCTCTCACTCCCATTACCTTAAGCAACTTGGTTGTAGATGTGGCAACAAACCCTCTACAGCCAACCTCAATAGGAAGCACCTGGGCACGCCATCCACGTTGTTCGGCGTCTGCTTTTAAGTCAGAGTACTTCAGTCGTTTCCGCTCATATGCTTCACCAACTGCCCCTTCCCAGGGTACAGTTAGCTCCACAATGAAAACAGACTTCTGTGCAGTTGACCATAAGACCAGATCTGGCCTGAGACTAGTTGTGACAATCTCAGGTGGGAAGACAAGTCTCTGGTCCAAGTCAACCTGCATTCTCCAGTCCCGGGCACTGTCTAGGAGGGTTGGTTCCATTTTCGCTGCAGGTTTTACTGGGAGTTGTCCTGCTTTTACAAATGGTGTGGAGGATATGCGTCCAGACACTGACGGAGGGAGGGCGTTAGTGCTGGTTCTCCTTCCTTCCAGAAAGATGGCCAGTTGTCTTAATACCTGGTTGTGTCTCCAGGTATAGCGGCCCTGAGCTAAGCTGGTTTTACAGCCAGTGAGGATGTGCTTCAGAGTTGCAGGGGTTTGACAGAGCACACATAATAATAGATCCAATAAGTTTGCGCAGATTTCCCCGTATGGGAGAATGCAATCTCTAGCTGTGATTTGGCAACAAACAGCAAGCAACAAGGTGACAGAGTGACACACCACAAATCAAGTTGAGATTTTCTCAATTCATCCAAATTAATTATGTCACAGTGATTCAACTGACCAACAAATTATTTTGATCAATGCTGTGTTCCATCTAACTCAGAGCTGGTAATGACATCACACCTGCCTTGCTGCGTCCCAGTTAAACACCTATGGCTGTTACTTTTGCCCCAGGTTAGCATTTCTTGCGATATCAGTTGATACCacattacatattattttatCCATCTAAACTCCATTAAAAAACATGTTGACAGACGAATGCCTCTGTGActtctgtgtgttttaatgagaCACAGATAGACAGAAGTGATAATAAGCAGTATAATATTACTGATTTTATTTCTGTGGATGTactggcagccatcttggattctaaactcTCGCGACTCCCGACTCTGAGCTCTCCCGACTTTTCTGAGTTGGAAATCTGTAAGAGCGTTTCATTTAAAACTTCCTGCTCGGAACTAGGAAATTCTGAAAATCTCCCAGTTCAAATGCAATGCAGCACATTTGGTTTCTACATTGTTTTGTTCTTATTCCGAGCAGTTTGGTTTTAAACATGATGTTTTTCTTCTCTTGATTTTGTATGATGATATTTGAAGTTATACAGGGAAATTTTAAATAACAACGTAGCGTAAAAAGAGAGTATAAAATGGCTTAATAGGTAGCTTGcaagattagccagcatgctaactatCCTCGCCAAATTAGACACCTGCCTGACAACGCGAGTGGCTGTGAATGCACCTGCAAGATGCCCCCCATGTTAGGGGGTTAATCCTAACATGGCATACTGTCTCCCTGTGTAGCGTACAGTGCAAGTCATTAAAATATGGATTCTATTTTTGTATGTATTAGGTATTTGTAGTAGagcattatttacatttatttaatttgtatcaattattattaaaatgaatgCTAATCCATCTGTGTGTAGATGCTGTAGTTTTATGACTTATGTAAGTTTATTATGTAGGGAGTAAGATTTTGAGATTTGAGATGAATGCAATGTGATTTAGgcattttatttacaaaacactgaaaacactttGAAGCTCTGTTTTCAGTGATCAAAAGCAGcatttttgattttgatttgtttTACCATATCTGGATACATGTGTACAGTCCCTAATACAACCTAATTTCCATGTGTTCTTGGTGAGGGAAACTACAAAAAAGgggtattttaaatgttttcccAATATTTCATCTAAATATATAAACATCTGCATCAGAGGCTATTGCAAATAGTGTACTATTTTAATTCCATTAAAATTGTGATGCTGAGGGATGCAGTGCTGTTCTGCATAACATGGCATGAAATAACATGTTAGATGGTATTTTTAAGCTGGAATGTTTTTGCTTCAACATTATAGAACTACTTTTGCACTTAATGTAGAtagaaaacatatttataatCATGCAGATGCCCTATATGTTGTCATGTTTCGTTAACTAAACTTAACTATAGAAAGATATACTGTAGCTACAAGACAGAAGTTGCTGAGGTTACCATCTTCCTTCAAACTCTGGGTCACCGGTACAGCCAGGAGGAACTCTGTAATAGAGAAGAAGGAGATGGAGGGGTGTTACAACCAGATGTTGCATGTGTCAAAGGCAAAGAAAATGCTTACCTAGCCTAATAACCCACAGGCGGAGTGCAGTTTTATGGCTTTGGGGTGCTGTGTTATGGGAGAAGACATGGTAATATACAGGTGCCACTGTGGGAGATTAATCTTCAAACGGAACACACTCAGCACTTTGAGGCTCTGCAGCGGGGAGCTACTGTTAGCGGGCCTTTCTACAAGCACAACCTATAAAATCTACAAAGAGCAGGACTCGCTATGGCCACAGGCGGCTCTAATTATCTCTGGGGGGGGAGTTAACAAATGCACCACTGCACTGCTGTTTTTTCCACCTCTTGTTTTTTCCCCTATAACCTAAACCTCCACCTGGTGCCATCACAGTTGTGACATACAACAGCTTGCATTTACCCAAAGCATTTAACCAACAGCACAATGTTTTGTGTGCGACGTGCAAAATTATGTCAAAATATAACACATTAAATAACAACATAACACTAACACTGTGCTCTGAAATGAGTCTAAATTTGAATTTATAATTTTACTATATTacacatcatcataatcatcatcatagtGTCAAAAACCCCACTCACAACATAAACAGgcatgggcattcccaagccatcccctgagctAACACTTTCAATTATTCAGTTCCATGTCAGTGTACAGCTCATTATCTATTTATAGCGCAttataacacatttaaaacattattgatccttgaaaaacattttaaaatgttagaaAAATGCGCAATATTGAGTACAGTATGCAGTATTTACATTAGCAGTGTATTATACAAAAAACCCAGATATTATACTATAATGTTCTTAGTCATACTATAACTAAGAACATTAGTAAACAGTCTTTTGCAAACTATTGAGCGCCACTGATCGAATTACATATTTTGAGGATTTTGTAAATTAaagtatatacatacatatcttctgaaaaaaatatatataaactttagatGCATATCTACGTTACATTTTTTGCTTAAACATAAACTACACAATAACTAATAGTGTATTTATTGTGACATTTGTACATGCCCGATTGAATATGTGTTTCTGTAATGGCTGAACTTATTTTCACAAAAACACATGTAATGTGAGCAAATGTAATGTGAGTGCCTAAAACTTTGCATAAAACTATATATCTTACAGAGTATTAATGTTTTTGATCAATTTTATGTAGTGGAATTAGTTCTGAAATAAGTAAAATGATCTGCTTGTGAGACCTTCATAAGATCATTTTAAGTTCATAAAATGTCTGCCAAACTTTTGATAATCTAACAatttaataatattgttttaGGGAGACAATGACTTAAATTGCCTATAGTAAAAACAAATCACACATTTTATTGCCACTTACAGGTAACTCATCATGTATAAAATGTTAAAGTTGTTTGGGAAATTCCCTTCTGGTACTATTTAGTCATTCAAAGAGCACTGGTGTTTCCTAACATCCTGTACGGTATTGTAGGGACTTTTAGACAGATAAAAAAGTACTCAGAGCTCACAATGACTCTGGGTTTTACATCAGTAAGATCTGGTTGATCGAGGATGTCATCCACAGAACCGTTATAGTCATATCAGCCCGTGAAAGGCGTTTGGTCCTATGGTCAAAAAGGGTACTTTTCTCAATGCAACAAAGACCCCACTTTTCATTGTCTGAAGAGCCAAACCTTTTAGTTTATCTTTCTTTAGACACTTTTTTCtacataatatttattaaaacctttTCACAGTTTCAGAGTGTGAAGAACCTCCACAAAATGTAGCTTCTTGGAGGAACCCTGGTATTGGTGCAGAAACCAATTTAAATTCTGTTATTTCTAAGAATCTTCACAGCTCTATGCTGTGCCCAAAGCTGTTATTATCTGTGTCACTATTTTAAAGATAAAGACTCTAAATTTGTTCTTAGATTGggaaagaaatgtttaatatcatatatttacattacatttacctttacatttctttaaatgaggtaaaaaaaacttttcatctCATTGGTAGCATGTATTATATAGCCTATTTTATTGGTATCTGTTTACAAACAATTTCTGTTAGATTATCCTTTTATACACATCTTTTATGTCATGTTTTAAGCTGTTAAAAGTACCCCAAACTGGGCTGTGTCCTTTACTAGCTTTACCAGACACATATTTGTGCAGTAAAgtgtgaaaaaataagagatcaacCAGAGCCTAAAATtagtctgttttttattatttataggcaTGTTTTGTTATATTCTGTGAACCaatgacaacatttctcacaaaatccaaacaaaaatgttgatatttggagcttttttttttgttgcaaaaatgACAACTATTCAAAAAAGACAAGATAATGCAAAGATATTCATATTAAAGCAAAACATTACTAATGTTTTACCTGGGAGAGAATTCAGAAATCACTGCTTGGTGAAATTACCTTAATTGTCAATCACACGTAGCATACATCATGGTATGTTCTCTATCAGTCTTTCACACTGTGTGGTGGGTAGTTTAATGGAATGAGGTAAATTGAATATCTACCACACATATAGAGATGttgctgtattaaaaaaaataaatgtttgtagTGGTCTGAGTTATATGTGTCTAGTTAAAGGCCAAAACGTGCTGCTTGTAACATCTGTTTTGTGAGTGTCCACTGATGTCCATGAGTCACTTTTGTGTTTAAGAGGGCAGAGGTAGGTCAATGGACTCATAAAATCTTTAAAGACATATGATTTTGGTACCAAAGTTCTGTTCTcctttactacatgatttttaACCATTTAGATGACTGAAAAGCTAGAAAGCTAGAAGATAGAAAGAAGTGTAGTTTGCATTGCACtgatattcacattttctttaatgtATTCATTTGGtctgttttgtattattttttgatCCACTATCATATATAAATTATCACTGCTGAAGTTTCACAGAATATATGTTTCACAGTATATGCTGTGGCCATAGCAGTAATGGCCAGTGTAATTAAGATAGTTCCGCAGTGATTTTAAGACCGGAGTACATTCAAGCCTAAAGTCAAAGGTTTGTTGCAGTGGCCTGACAAAACCCTAAACTGCAGGTCATAAGCAACGTCAAAAGCAGTTTCAGTTAATTGGGTTAAAACGTCATTAAGAACCATGTGTTTTACTTCCACTAAGAACCCATTTGAACCATTTCTAGTCAAAATTACTGCAAAGTTCTATTAATCTGTATTACAATGCATGTTCCCTGTCTTCTCAGCTTTTTCTATACATTTGAAGATGTTCTGCATTGTGGTAGCTCATGACAAAAGGTTTCTATGCTATTCTTTAAGCATTTACTACCACAAATTTcagtaatatatatttacattacagtgcAAAAGCACTTATGAAATGCGTTCCCAACCATAgcattattgtgattatataaaAACTACAGtacataacattataataaatcacaataaacataaatgctaaaaatggtcagtagttaaaatgtgttatttttcaTTCAATCTACGGAAGTAGTGGATATAATAGTAGCGATAATAGTGCACAAAATTCCACAGTATAAGAATTTGTtcagttccaccagcagctcagCAATTACCTGGTAATAATTGTGAACTATTCAATAACTAAAAGGTTGTTCTGTCATGTAACGTTgctgtcagacaaaaaaaaactttatctaCATTTTTGCTTTATCACATGTTGAcataatgtaaatatttgaacACCAAAACCTAATTGATTGGGCCcatagcaatgcttcaaaataaaaAGGTTGCTATTCTGGAGATATAACTTTAGGTTATTTGAGGGTGAGAAAGTGAGAACAAAGAAGCATTTAAAAGCTTTTACAAATTTTGTTATTCGTTAATCAGTTAGTTAAATTAGCTATTGGATGGGAACTGTAAATACTGGGGTTTTCCTCAAGGAGAGGTGTGGAAATGAttaaactaacacacactcacacatgaaATTACAGTGttccttttttgtatttattttaatattagagggttttttttaacaaacacttCCTAgataaatagcattaaaacacATGTCTTATGTCTAAGATATTTGCATAGCACTGTTTACCATagcaaatatttaaacattttgttttcaCCTGAAAGCATCAGTGTAGCCAGCAAGACTCCTGCCACTATGTGGAAGAAGGAGGGTCCTCCCAAGCGAGCCATTCTCAACTGCTGTTTCCTTTGGATATAGAAGAAACAAcagaaaatcatgaaaagaaaTGCTGTTAAAACCAACAACTGCTGAAGTAAAATTTTACTGCTTCCATTTctgttagattatttttttttcaagtttgttTAAATGGGAGCATTGACTTGATGAGCATAGGCTTTGAGTTTCAGATTGCAGATATTATATAATTCAAAAAGCTGTTCTGTAAAATAGATTTAATTGACAATTTTAACCTATGTGCCTAATAATACAGACAAAGTAGACAGATTAgactaaaaacactaaatatattaaaactaaacaattaaacattaaataattaacttaaATGGCTAATAAGCCCAAAACAAATTTCTTTAACTGAAAGCAAATACTTTTTAAACTCTAGAACCCCTgcttcattatttgttttatttagcaaATCTTGTGGCGTCCCACTGGTCTCTATTTTAGGACCTATGAAACTGGTCTAAATGTCAATGACGGTAACGtcattaaaataaatgtgttataCATTCTAGGTTAGGGGTGTCAAGTTTTACCTGCATAATGCCAGTGTGGCTGCTGTGCTTTTCATTCTAATGAAGCAGAAGCACAAGTGATCATCAGCTGATTAAATCAGCAGAATCAGGTGTACTGCTGGGTGTTTTGGATGAAAACCTGCAGACACTCTAGCCCAAGGCAAATAAGACTGGATACCCCTGTTGTAAGTGTTAATCAAGTTAAGAGACAGATttggtttaagaaaagaaaatctaCCTCCAGTAGATGTTATGTAAAGATACTCGAGCTGGGTCTTACCTGCTATAGGTCGTGAGGAGTCGGCCTCTGGACAGAGGCAGGAGTCGGAGGAGCTGGCTTCCCCTGGTGGGTCAGTGTGGGAATGGGTTGGAGTTTGGATGGAGTTTGGAGGATGTGGGCCAAACTCCTGCTGCACCTCTGCCTCCAGTACAGTGAGTGCCACCGGTGAGAGAGCAGCCACGTTTTAAACACCACCTTGATCATTAAAAACAAACTCAGCATCCCATGGGGTCACAGGCTTGCTGCAAGAAGCACCACGATTGGCTTTCTGTGGCCCAACCAGTGAACCAATGGTATCCCATAATTACACACATACAtagcagagagggagagaggaggagaacgGGAACTGGGAACCCTGAATTCGTCTGAACAAACAGAAGGTAAAAAATGTGGTGAAAGAATGGAGTAGAAGCATGCTGAATATAAGGAGAAATTCTGAAATGCACAGATGATATGTATATAACCCAAATATGTTTTCTTAATGCTTTTAATGATTATTCATTAATGGTATAGACAAACCACTTAAAATGACCTAAAGTTACCTTTAAAACTGTGTTTCTTTAAAGATCTCTATGAAAATGAACCATGGTTTTACCCTGGTTTTACACATAGTATGGTTTACATGATTATGGAAA
This genomic interval from Astyanax mexicanus isolate ESR-SI-001 chromosome 1, AstMex3_surface, whole genome shotgun sequence contains the following:
- the and1 gene encoding actinodin1 is translated as MARLGGPSFFHIVAGVLLATLMLSEFLLAVPVTQSLKEDGSEKAGSAASSKRLLRRRRNISWYKQHSDFWNWYKYFTDTGNQDGVAELDRVYLAYLQNKNRAEARSSYKLYLQHLGDIYKSCAETDDPNCVASYMSRQNPKAEPPKPAPVKSCDPYRDPYCLYSLGYTHYPYPASVKSPAPVKVPVPAPLKTPAYIRTPVVKDPRSGYYYYSSMLQPFLSAEQKNELLRICDAEDVECLQYHLRAAYGYKAAVAPHPSYAHLGCDPKSDPHCRPQLVQKTPAGLYLRYPHCDPRDPYCAYAASLAAAQNLEAPSPPAPLERPCNPLYEENCNPLTAIKYGSLASDEPKDEPTPAASAMRAPPSPRFDALAMYQDAASAAALRRGPPAPHQPQVHFPPPPSMEENRHPLGPPGKTKEGYDCFIGYDEECYPVGTQSNRPGPQRQVPLRREPYEPHINADGSRNGVIEPDPDCDPEYDSNCRLRRYDPASEDQLMPVSRYEPREHQPAQERREEPVHHDEVPQHREDTYRDQQPENPGYDQQQYDAYMSGQEDPYASFTPQEPGAVNFQDMLRNYGGRYPGQDDHRAYTGDYKKK